One Setaria italica strain Yugu1 chromosome II, Setaria_italica_v2.0, whole genome shotgun sequence DNA segment encodes these proteins:
- the LOC101780752 gene encoding uncharacterized protein At4g14342, protein MQASDRFNINSQLEHLQAKYVGTGHADLTRFEWAVNIQRDSYASYIGHYPMLAYFAIAENESIGRERYNFMQKMLLPCGLPPERDED, encoded by the exons ATGCAG GCAAGCGATAGGTTCAACATAAACTCTCAGCTTGAGCATCTTCAAGCCAAATATGTTGGTACAGGGCATGCGGACTTGACCAGATT TGAATGGGCTGTAAACATCCAGAGGGACAGCTATGCCTCTTATATTGGGCACTATCCAATGTTGGCATATTTTGCTATTGCTGAAAATGAATCAATTGGAAGAGAGCGTTACAATTTTATGCAG AAAATGTTGCTTCCATGTGGCCTCCCTCCTGAGAGAGACGAAGACTGA